One part of the Corynebacterium aurimucosum ATCC 700975 genome encodes these proteins:
- a CDS encoding M20/M25/M40 family metallo-hydrolase, translated as MDSTLYDDTLTLLQELIRNACVNDLTPDSGNEVRNADTLERFFAGTPVEIQRYESHPGRVTIVVTVPGDPDKEPLTLMGHTDVVPVDEPKWTKPPFEALIEDGKLYGRGAVDMLFITATMAAVTRDVAKHGNPGGTLAFVGMADEEARGGLGSIWMDKHHPEAYSVRNCLSETGGSHLPGALGFNVGEKGAGQRRLHVHGDAGHGSTPFGKDFAIVKIGEVARRIAAAEPPVATDEVWQGFVKTFRFDPATEAALLDGSATAADYEKFGRLSAYAHAFSHTTIAQTVLRAGGAINVLPSHAYLEMDIRPFPGQTQEELDEFLREALGDMAEEVEIEHLITEDATQSSTDTKLWRCIEETAHEFFPDKEVLPVLATGGSDLRVARRRGGNAYGFALHAEDRDMASANSQLHSHDEHLYLEDLDLTVKAYFSLVNRFLAR; from the coding sequence CGAGGTTCGCAACGCTGACACCTTGGAGCGGTTTTTCGCAGGCACCCCAGTGGAGATCCAGCGCTATGAATCGCACCCAGGCCGCGTAACCATCGTGGTGACCGTTCCGGGTGACCCGGACAAGGAGCCACTGACGCTCATGGGCCACACGGATGTCGTGCCCGTCGACGAGCCCAAGTGGACCAAGCCGCCCTTCGAGGCGCTCATCGAAGATGGCAAGCTCTACGGCCGCGGCGCAGTGGACATGCTCTTCATTACGGCGACGATGGCGGCGGTAACAAGGGACGTCGCCAAGCACGGCAACCCGGGCGGCACCCTAGCTTTCGTCGGCATGGCGGACGAGGAGGCCCGCGGTGGCTTGGGCTCTATCTGGATGGATAAGCACCACCCGGAGGCTTACTCGGTGCGCAACTGCCTCTCGGAGACCGGCGGCAGCCACCTGCCCGGCGCGCTCGGCTTCAACGTCGGCGAGAAGGGCGCGGGCCAGCGCCGCCTGCACGTGCACGGCGATGCCGGCCATGGCTCGACGCCCTTCGGCAAGGACTTTGCCATCGTCAAGATCGGTGAGGTCGCTCGCCGCATCGCCGCCGCTGAGCCGCCCGTGGCCACAGACGAGGTGTGGCAGGGATTCGTCAAGACCTTCCGCTTTGACCCCGCAACGGAAGCAGCGCTTCTCGACGGCTCCGCAACCGCCGCCGACTATGAGAAGTTCGGTAGATTGTCCGCCTACGCCCACGCCTTCTCGCACACAACGATTGCCCAAACTGTCCTGCGTGCAGGTGGTGCCATCAACGTGCTGCCCTCCCACGCCTACCTAGAGATGGACATCCGCCCCTTTCCTGGCCAAACCCAGGAGGAACTTGATGAGTTCCTACGCGAAGCGCTCGGCGATATGGCCGAGGAGGTAGAGATCGAGCACCTTATAACTGAGGACGCCACACAGTCCTCCACCGACACTAAGCTCTGGCGCTGCATCGAAGAGACCGCTCACGAGTTTTTCCCGGATAAGGAGGTGCTGCCGGTGCTGGCAACAGGTGGTTCCGACCTGCGCGTGGCCCGCCGTCGCGGCGGCAACGCCTATGGCTTCGCACTGCATGCCGAGGATCGGGATATGGCTAGCGCGAACTCGCAGCTGCACAGCCACGATGAGCACCTCTACCTGGAAGACTTGGATTTGACTGTGAAGGCGTATTTTTCGCTGGTAAATCGTTTCCTGGCGCGTTAG